The following are encoded together in the Primulina tabacum isolate GXHZ01 chromosome 18, ASM2559414v2, whole genome shotgun sequence genome:
- the LOC142533615 gene encoding cytochrome b5, with translation MPTITKLFTMEEASEHNTSEDCWVVIDGKVYDVTTYLEEHPGGDDILLEVTGKDATDEFEDAGHSKTARELMGQFFIGELDPTVPAIPKMEIVSKKQKHEDLSYKILNFSKQYWVVPVAVVGISVVVGFVFLRRK, from the exons ATGCCGACGATAACAAAGCTTTTCACAATGGAAGAAGCGTCTGAGCACAATACCAGTGAAGATTGTTGGGTCGTTATTGATGGAAAG GTGTACGATGTGACAACATATTTAGAAGAACACCCAGGTGGAGATGATATTTTACTTGAGGTTACAG gCAAAGATGCCACCGATGAATTTGAAGATGCGGGGCACAGCAAAACTGCAAGGGAACTGATGGGGCAATTCTTCATCGGGGAACTTGATCCCACGGTCCCTGCTATTCCTAAAATGGAGATCGTTTCCAAGAAACAAAAACATGAGGACCTCTCTTATAAAATCTTGAACTTCAGTAAGCAATACTGGGTTGTTCCAGTTGCTGTTGTTGGCATATCAGTGGTCGTCGGCTTCGTATTCTTACGCAGGAAATAG
- the LOC142533170 gene encoding uncharacterized protein LOC142533170: MNQGVQKNTLYVGGLAEEVNESILHAAFIPFGDIKDVKTPLDLATQKHRSFGFVTFLEREDAAAAMDNMDGAELYGRVLTVNYALPEKIKGGEQGWAAQPIWADADTWFERQQQEQEMLRLQEEQRAAMKEAEELHRKKMTEERDGEKDEADPMAKAEAEVLKQNAAASS; the protein is encoded by the exons ATGAATCAGGGAGTGCAGAAGAACACACTATACGTGGGCGGTTTAGCGGAGGAAGTGAACGAGAGCATCCTCCACGCGGCGTTCATACCGTTCGGCGACATTAAGGATGTGAAGACCCCGCTGGACCTGGCCACACAGAAGCACCGTTCCTTCGGATTCGTTACCTTTCTGGAGAGAGAAGACGCCGCCGCAGCCATGGACAACATGGACGGCGCCGAGCTGTACGGACGCGTGTTAACTGTTAATTACGCGCTTCCGGAGAAAATCAAGGGTGGCGAACAAGGATGGGCAGCTCAACCCA TTTGGGCGGATGCTGACACATGGTTCGAGAGACAGCAACAAGAACAGGAAATGCTGCGGCTTCAAGAGGAGCAGCGAGCCGCAATGAAGGAAGCTGAAGAGTTGCACAGGAAGAAAATGACTGAGGAACGAGATGGCGAAAAAGATGAGGCGGATCCAATGGCAAAAGCTGAAGCTGAGGTTTTGAAACAGAACGCTGCTGCGTCGAGTTAA